From the genome of Sporomusa sphaeroides DSM 2875:
CGTCAGGCGCTCTCTTCCATTGCGCGTCAGGCGACTGCATCCTCTACCCCAACAGTTTGTCAAACGATATATATATTCTAATCTCAGGCACTTTGCAGGCCACTTCACCGGCAGGTACACGCATCCTTCTGCCTGGTGATCATTTTGGCAGCCCTGTTCTGTCTGCCCAAGTCCGGCAAACCGAAACGGTAACTGCTTTAACCGAATCGGAAGTATTTGTTTTACCCGGACAAGCCCTGGCACGTTATCAGCATCTTCATCCGCAAGCGGCAGAAATCCTAGTAAGCAACCTAACAACCAGCCGGGGATTTGCCTATGCTTGCGCCTCATTAACCGAACAAGGAGGAAAAGAAAATGACTAAAGGTATTGATTTATTATTGGTGAACAGCTTTGCGCCCAGACAGCGAATTGCTTCTGATGCGGCACTGGAAAATGGACTGGCCGTCATCCGAACCTATCTGGAAGAACGCGGCTTTACTGTGTATGTTGCCGACGAACAGCGAGTCTCGCGCGTAGAAAAGGGGGTTCCCCAGTGGTGCACCCGGTTGCTGCGCAAACTGGTCAAATTGCAGCTTCACGAATACAGCCGCCGTTTTAAGCCACTGGGCTTGCTTTCCTTGCTGCTGGCTTGGCCGGTTCAGTCGCTAACCCTGCATTTCCGCAAAAAATATATGGAGAAGATTATCAACAATATCGTTACCCTGGTAAAAACCGAGCAAATCCCTATTGTGGGAATCAAGCTTTGGGGCGGCGCTCCTTATGCCTGGAGTGTCAGACTGGCGCAAAGGCTCAGGGAGGCCAATCCTGAAACCATTGTGGTTGTCGGCGGACCGCATGTCAAGGTGTATGGCGAGTATGTGTTAGCCGAGAAGCAGTTTGACTTGGCCATTATGGGCCCTGGCGAAGAAATCCTGGAATATCTGCTCAATAAAAGGAAAACTGTCCCGACAAAAGCCGCTTTCCTCGAACTGGTGCAGCAGGAAATCGGGCCTTCGCCGGTAATCCGGACAGGACACTATCATGAAACCGGCGACTATATGTTCCACTCCTTTACTGTTCCCAAGTACAGGCCTGTAGACATGGCAGACAAGGTATGGTTCCATACCCTGGTCGACGGCCTGGGTTGCACTTGGAATAAGTGCAGCTTTTGCTCACATACCAGGCAAAATACCCATTATACACCACGGCCATTAGCAGAGATAAAAGACGAGATTACGGCAATGACCAGCCGCGGTATCGCCTTTTTCCGGTTCAGCAGCTCAGAAACACCGATAGGGCACGGCCGGGACATCGCACAAATGATTATCGACAATAAGATAAAAATGAATTATTCCATGTTTGCCCGGCCAGGTAATGTAACCGAGTATGTTTATGAGAGCTACCGCCTGATGATCCGCTCCGGCCTCAGAGCCGTATTTTTGGGCGGTGAAACCGGCCATGATGAAATTAATGACAAAATTATGAACAAAGGCGTTACGCGGAAAAACATCATTGACACCATTCATTGCATCAAACTGGCGGCATCGGCCGAAAATATGTCATGCCAGATCGTGTTATCCATGATCTATCCGTGCCCGGTCGTCCCCGGCGTAACCCTGGAAGAGGTTTTCGAGCAAAACGTCAGCTTGATTATCGAAGCCAATCCGGATGCGGTCATCATCAACCCGCCCGGTGTTTTCCCCGGCACAGTCTGGTTTGACGACAAAGAAAAGCTGGGCTTCAAGCTAGGAGAAAACTTTGTCCCGGAACTGATGAACTACGAGTATTCCATCTACAAACCAGTGGAGTTCTGGCGCAAACTGGACTACACGCTCAACGACCTTGATATGGCAAAAATACTAAAAGAAATCGGCAGGTTAAACCGGGTCATTGTGGATATGGGTATTCCCATCAACATTTCTGATGATTATCTGATGATGAGCCAGGCCATCGGCTATAGCTCAAAGGAAGACCTCTTCGAGTTCAAGAAAACTTCTTTTGTCGATATTATCAGCGGCACTTGCAACTATATCAAACACATTACCCATAAAATGAATGAACGCAGCAAACAATTGGCTGACGCCAATCCCACAGTGCAGGATAATCCTGATCCTGCCGGGATTGTATTGAAAGAAGATCATTAAATGTATACTGTCCTGCCCAGACAAAAGGAACCGCCGGCTGGCGGTTCCTAGTCTTTTGGGGCTATAAAGCCCCTTCAGAGAATTAGCTGTTAATTGTCCTGATAATAATACCTTCTAACACAGCCGCAAAGCGCCGGTCATCTTCCTGGGTTCTTTTCCCCGGCCCTTTGGTTCTGCCCCCACCCCGCCGAAACTTTGCTTTGAGCTCCCGTTCTTCTAACAGGAATTCAATCCTTGCCGGCTGGTATTCCTTCCCCACCGGACTCAGGCAATAGGCGGCCCTGCCAAGCACCATCGAGGCCAGGCCCCAATCCTGGGTGATGACAATATCCCCCGGCTCGGTCAGGTTAATTATCTTTATATCGGCTTCCTGGGAAGCACTCCCTACGATTACATGGTGATCTGAGATAATATTGTGATTAAAACTGGCTACCGTCCAAACCGGGATAGCATAGTTGCTCCCGATTTGGCGGCACAACTGCAACACGGCCTTCGGACAGGCATCGGCATCAACTACTATTTTCATGGCGTTTTTTCCCCACCTTCCAATTGGCCCCCAAAACATGCACCACTAAACCAATCATAATTAGCAAAGCGCCAACCCCCTGCCAAAAAGACACTGTCTCTCCCAGCAGCAAGACCGAGCTGGTCAGTCCCACCACCGGCACCAACAGCGCAAATGGGGAAACCACTGCTGCGGGATAACGGGAAAGCAGCTTTCCCCACAAACCGTAGCCAATGATAGTAGCAAAAAGGGCTAAATAGATAAGCGCTCCCAGGCTTGCCCAACCGGCTGTATGCCAAGCGGCCACCCAGGCATCATAGCCTTCCAGCCATAAGGACAATACCATTAACGGCAAAATAGCCGCCACACCCATCCAGACAATCAGGGACAATATCGGAAAAGCCGGTATTCCCACGGTAGCCCGCCGCATAATGACATTGCCGGCACCCCAGCAAGCGGCGGCAGCTATAACCAGCCCGAAGCCGGCGGCCGTCATCTCACCGCCCTGCTGCGAACCAATAATGGTCATGCCGCTGCCTGCCAAAAACAGCCCTGCCAGATGGTTCCAGCGCCACTGTTCTCCCAGCCATGCAACGCCTATCAACAGGGTAAAAAAGGCCTGAGATTGCAAAACTAATGAAGCCAGCCCGGCCGGCATCCCCACCTTCATCCCGATAAACAGCAGCGAAAACTGTCCTACATTTATCGACAAGCTTAGAGCCAGCAGCCAAGCCCAGGAAATCGGCGGCCTTGGCAGGAAAAAGATAACCGGGAAGCAGGTTAACACAAACCTCAGCGCCACTAATAAGAGCGGCGGAATATCCCGCAAACCTACTTTAATAGCAATAAAATTAAGGCCCCATACAATAACAACCACCAGGCCGATGAGGATGTCCCGTTTTTGCATGCTGGCAAGCTCCTACTCTGTGCAGCGCGGCACATTTATTAAAAATCCGCAGACCAACTGTCCACGGATACTTACTTTACCCCTTTGGTTTTTTCGGCATAGGCCAAACATTCCTGTCCGGACGACTCCCTGACAACAGCAGCAGGAGTTCTATGGCTTTTAAAGCCCATGGCTCTACAGCCATAGGGGAAAACCTTATCCCAGGTAATATAATAGTGTTGGCATTTGGTACACTTTGGTGTCTCGTTCATTTGGCACCTCATCCAGGTCAATGCTAACTTATATCACTGTACCTCTTAGTCTCTTATTATACCAATTCGAATTTTTTTTGTCATTATTATCTCGCTAAAGAAACATCGCTTGCACCCGCCTTTGGCAAAAGCACAAGCCGACGTTGATCCTGCCGGTAAAAATCACTTTCCGGTAAAATAAAATTACCCCCCTGCCAGGCAGGGGGGTATGTATGGTGCTTATGTATGCGCATAATTCAAAAGTATTTTTTTCGCAACCCTCAGACTCGGAGGACACCTAGTACATTATTAGTATCCCCACTATATACATAAATTATTCCTCATTCGCCTCAATTATTTTTTGCCTGTCAGGAATGGCTGTTTCCGCCGGTGGCAATAGCGGACAAAAACCGATCGGACACCGCGGCTCTTGCGGCAGCTTTCGTTTGACTTTGAGCAGCATAAAATTAATCTGGCTAACGTGCTGGACAAGCTCAACCTCCGAGCCATCAGGCATAACTCCCTGAAACCAGAGCAAGCTGGGGTCCAAATAACCGATACGTGATACGCTGAATTCTGTTGATTTACCAAAACTCACCAGGCGCATCCCCACCTCATGCTCCTGGTCCAGTTTAGCCTCAAAATCCTTGACCCGCTCCACAAGCTGCTGAAACATATTCTTGGCAGTATAGGGCTGATTGAATTCAGACAACTGCTGGCTAAAGGACTTCAGCATGGGGATATCGGGCAAAGACCAATTCTTAGGATTCAAAGTCATGCATGTCACTCCTAACAAAGCTTTCCTACTGGATTCGCCACCGCCGGGGATAATCCTCTATACTTCCGGCTGCGCCTGCCGGCCTTGACAGCGCAGTTTCCTAATCCATTATTTATTGATTATGCTGCCGATATTTTTTAACTGGATGGATATTGTGCCATCCGGATTATTAACAAACTCAATATACTCGCTGCTTTCAAAATAATCCACAGGAAATGTTATTTCAATCCCGGTATCGGTTTTAATCTTATGGCTTTTTCCCTTTTTAACGGCAAAATCCTTATCGATTTTGACAGTTTCGGCAATGCCGGCACTTTCTACTTCTTTGATATATTCGGCCTGCATGGCAGGCGAAGCGCTGAACACCTCTTTGCCTAAGGCCACCGGGTCCAGTTGTTCGGAAATCCCGGTATTCTCCACAATATAATTTTTGGCTTTAGCCACTGCCTCGACAGTGCTTGCTCCGTGATTTTCCGCTACTGTGCGGGTAATGGCATTCACCAAGGCAAGGGTCTCCTTCGGTGAAACCCGTGAACTGCATTCTAATACCTGATCGGCCAGGATATAGGTTTCCACGCCATTGACTGAGCGCTTTTTATCAACAAAGGTAATTGCCAGTGAATTGGCATCAATAAAGGCATATTCATCCAGCTTTTGCGCCAGCCCCGGCAAGATGGCATAGTGGTTGATAATGTCATTTTTGATTTTGTCATTTTCCTGTACCACCTGATGAATGAAGCCAATTTTGTTATTGCATTTTAACAGCGCAAGCATCCGGTTGCTGTCAATGGTAAAATCGCAAATTAGTACATCGGTAGAGGCCAGGGCATCGGCCTGAGCCATCGCAGCATACATTAATTCGGCGGCATAAATGGAAAAACCGGTGAAATCCACACCGCCGGCAAGATAGTCTGATACTTGCTGCCTGAACTTGCTGTTGGGATAAAAAGTGCCTGTTTTGGCACTCTGATCCTGATACAATTTTTCGATATGCTTAGTTAAAAAGGCGACAACACTGTTACTGGTTATATCCAGCTCCTGTTCGGAAAAAACCGTTACGCCTGAGTTAAAATCCAGAATATGCAGAATGGCTTTATCTATATGTATCAACATGGCAATCTTCCTTTTCTCCCGCTATTTACTGACACAGTTCCGTCCCTTCTTTTTCGCGCGATAGAGGGCAGTGTCAGCGGCTTTGATTACTTCGTGAGTTTC
Proteins encoded in this window:
- a CDS encoding B12-binding domain-containing radical SAM protein, with the translated sequence MTKGIDLLLVNSFAPRQRIASDAALENGLAVIRTYLEERGFTVYVADEQRVSRVEKGVPQWCTRLLRKLVKLQLHEYSRRFKPLGLLSLLLAWPVQSLTLHFRKKYMEKIINNIVTLVKTEQIPIVGIKLWGGAPYAWSVRLAQRLREANPETIVVVGGPHVKVYGEYVLAEKQFDLAIMGPGEEILEYLLNKRKTVPTKAAFLELVQQEIGPSPVIRTGHYHETGDYMFHSFTVPKYRPVDMADKVWFHTLVDGLGCTWNKCSFCSHTRQNTHYTPRPLAEIKDEITAMTSRGIAFFRFSSSETPIGHGRDIAQMIIDNKIKMNYSMFARPGNVTEYVYESYRLMIRSGLRAVFLGGETGHDEINDKIMNKGVTRKNIIDTIHCIKLAASAENMSCQIVLSMIYPCPVVPGVTLEEVFEQNVSLIIEANPDAVIINPPGVFPGTVWFDDKEKLGFKLGENFVPELMNYEYSIYKPVEFWRKLDYTLNDLDMAKILKEIGRLNRVIVDMGIPINISDDYLMMSQAIGYSSKEDLFEFKKTSFVDIISGTCNYIKHITHKMNERSKQLADANPTVQDNPDPAGIVLKEDH
- a CDS encoding YaiI/YqxD family protein, producing MKIVVDADACPKAVLQLCRQIGSNYAIPVWTVASFNHNIISDHHVIVGSASQEADIKIINLTEPGDIVITQDWGLASMVLGRAAYCLSPVGKEYQPARIEFLLEERELKAKFRRGGGRTKGPGKRTQEDDRRFAAVLEGIIIRTINS
- a CDS encoding EamA family transporter; this encodes MQKRDILIGLVVVIVWGLNFIAIKVGLRDIPPLLLVALRFVLTCFPVIFFLPRPPISWAWLLALSLSINVGQFSLLFIGMKVGMPAGLASLVLQSQAFFTLLIGVAWLGEQWRWNHLAGLFLAGSGMTIIGSQQGGEMTAAGFGLVIAAAACWGAGNVIMRRATVGIPAFPILSLIVWMGVAAILPLMVLSLWLEGYDAWVAAWHTAGWASLGALIYLALFATIIGYGLWGKLLSRYPAAVVSPFALLVPVVGLTSSVLLLGETVSFWQGVGALLIMIGLVVHVLGANWKVGKKRHENSS
- a CDS encoding uracil-DNA glycosylase produces the protein MNETPKCTKCQHYYITWDKVFPYGCRAMGFKSHRTPAAVVRESSGQECLAYAEKTKGVK
- a CDS encoding DUF6173 family protein, which gives rise to MTLNPKNWSLPDIPMLKSFSQQLSEFNQPYTAKNMFQQLVERVKDFEAKLDQEHEVGMRLVSFGKSTEFSVSRIGYLDPSLLWFQGVMPDGSEVELVQHVSQINFMLLKVKRKLPQEPRCPIGFCPLLPPAETAIPDRQKIIEANEE
- a CDS encoding nucleoid-associated protein, whose amino-acid sequence is MLIHIDKAILHILDFNSGVTVFSEQELDITSNSVVAFLTKHIEKLYQDQSAKTGTFYPNSKFRQQVSDYLAGGVDFTGFSIYAAELMYAAMAQADALASTDVLICDFTIDSNRMLALLKCNNKIGFIHQVVQENDKIKNDIINHYAILPGLAQKLDEYAFIDANSLAITFVDKKRSVNGVETYILADQVLECSSRVSPKETLALVNAITRTVAENHGASTVEAVAKAKNYIVENTGISEQLDPVALGKEVFSASPAMQAEYIKEVESAGIAETVKIDKDFAVKKGKSHKIKTDTGIEITFPVDYFESSEYIEFVNNPDGTISIQLKNIGSIINK